A portion of the Miscanthus floridulus cultivar M001 unplaced genomic scaffold, ASM1932011v1 fs_78_2, whole genome shotgun sequence genome contains these proteins:
- the LOC136533133 gene encoding uncharacterized protein → MARPATAHLCLLHVTIFQAARAMSYSSYSSLCHFPVPSPDLHTGDHSHSTATASNNLPRISTGHFSGGDDLLFVPERSYAVRSFSFIRRHSALTTDPTVVRLVATLALEGFGVGSRRREHHHSVTFELEGYYSTATSSAELCMIGSSSYARDDGTDTDVHLSDVGLRLHLPHPSNLSQPFVTGRLEGAGFGAIILVAYADSRSASDGHYTYAETAASCPPPVTPARDGQHVLGAGFSCSRLRALLRGSYDLEYRPGTGRGRHTAGSSPLQLRHRLMYVNQMSCATDGGVRAYMAFYADQSGSFPSSLFLVGDEALVAEGFWFPDTWSFQDRKTVVGLIWISSRVLRSVGYTGDLSDIKYNYTLVEKAKEHYHSNPVLSKDRNGSFPGNHSCRDFVFHFNLKNPELRVHGSAPPIVQEVNTQRLLNVSYDLQYTVADVDRRINAEGVYDTLCMVACQVSNGSSDCQVLVTVQFAPVDTGTREHDVATISSLRTKSDPLFFEALEFVSQGMYLMWQCESRMDVEIIMLELSPALFAVVLILQLRHAKKHPEAVPSMSITMLVVLALGYLIPLMLDFEPAIRALQNRFDPVWTWYRIVPNRFPLRVGTMLAFLLQLRLLQLALLGRRPTEPGRGGDGSSAAAKRRTLQACLLLHFLGAVLMLIANRGDGRPRLLIDATDPTPADVLVSYGGLVLDGFLLPQVISNAFSGAKARALSPWFYVGGTVIRAAPHAYDVYAGPRGNLFGGVALDVAVLFGVALLAVLLFLQQRVRLRGAFVCSSSSKRRSGAYRMVSSVPSC, encoded by the exons ATGGCGCGGCCCGCCACGGCTCACCTCTGCCTTCTCCATGTCACCATCTTCCAGGCCGCCAGAGCCATGTCATACTCGTCGTACTCCTCGCTATGCCACTTCCCCGTCCCGTCCCCTGACCTCCACACCGGCGACCACTCCCATAGTACAGCGACAGCGAGCAATAATCTCCCCCGGATCTCCACGGGGCACTTCTCCGGCGGCGACGACCTCCTCTTCGTCCCCGAGCGATCCTACGCCGTCCGCTCCTTCTCCTTCATTCGCCGCCACTCGGCCCTTACCACTGATCCCACCGTCGTTCGCCTCGTCGCTACGCTCGCCCTCGAGGGATTTGGCGTCGGCTCGCGTCGCAGGGAACACCACCACTCAGTCACCTTCGAACTCGAAGGCTACTACTCCACCGCCACCTCCTCCGCTGAGCTATGCATGATCGGCTCCAGTTCTTACGCAAGAGACGATGGCACCGATACTGACGTCCACTTGTCAGACGTTGGACTGCGTCTCCACCTGCCTCACCCTTCGAACCTCTCCCAGCCCTTCGTGACCGGCCGCCTCGAGGGCGCCGGCTTTGGTGCCATCATCCTCGTCGCCTACGCGGACTCCCGTTCCGCCAGCGACGGTCACTACACATATGCAGAGACCGCCGCCTCCTGCCCACCGCCGGTCACGCCCGCGCGTGACGGGCAGCATGTGCTCGGCGCAGGCTTCTCGTGCTCCCGCCTCCGGGCACTACTCCGAGGCTCCTACGACCTCGAGTATAGGCCAGGCACAGGCAGAGGCAGGCACACGGCGGGCAGCTCGCCGCTGCAGCTGCGACACCGGCTCATGTACGTCAACCAGATGAGCTGCGCCACTGACGGCGGCGTCCGCGCATACATGGCGTTCTACGCCGATCAATCGGGCTCCTTCCCGAGCTCACTGTTCTTAGTCGGGGACGAGGCGCTCGTCGCCGAAGG CTTCTGGTTCCCGGACACATGGTCGTTCCAGGACCGGAAGACCGTGGTCGGATTGATCTGGATCTCGAGCAGGGTGTTGAGAAGCGTGGGATACACGGGCGACCTCTCTGACATCAAATACAACTACACCTTGGTGGAGAAGGCCAAGGAGCACTACCACTCCAACCCGGTGTTGAGCAAGGACAGGAATGGCAGCTTCCCGGGTAACCACTCGTGTCGGGACTTCGTGTTCCATTTCAACCTAAAGAACCCGGAATTGCGCGTGCACGGGTCTGCCCCGCCAATCGTCCAAGAGGTGAACACGCAGAGGCTGCTGAATGTCAGCTACGATTTGCAGTATACAGTCGCAGATGTGGATCGACGCATCAATGCAGAAGGTGTTTATGATACACTCTGCATGGTTGCTTGCCAAGTGAGCAACGGCTCGTCAGACTGCCAGGTCCTGGTGACCGTTCAGTTCGCTCCGGTGGACACTGGGACGCGGGAGCATGACGTTGCCACGATCAGCAGCCTGAGAACGAAGAGTGATCCTCTGTTCTTCGAAGCACTGGAATTCGTAAGCCAGGGGATGTACCTGATGTGGCAGTGCGAATCCAGGATGGACGTGGAAATCATCATGCTGGAGCTCTCTCCGGCGTTGTTCGCCGTCGTCCTTATCCTGCAGCTGCGCCATGCCAAGAAGCACCCCGAGGCTGTTCCTTCCATGTCGATCACCATGCTCGTTGTCCTGGCTCTGGGCTACCTAATCCCTCTCATGCTCGACTTCGAGCCTGCCATCAGGGCACTGCAGAATCGCTTCGATCCGGTGTGGACGTGGTATCGTATTGTGCCGAATAGGTTCCCATTGCGTGTCGGCACCATGCTGGCCTTCCTGCTGCAGCTGCGCCTTCTCCAGTTGGCCTTGTTGGGGAGGAGACCAACGGAACCCGGACGCGGTGGCGACGGTTCATCCGCCGCCGCCAAGAGGAGAACGCTCCAGGCATGTTTGCTCCTGCACTTCCTCGGAGCAGTCCTGATGTTGATCGCCAACAGAGGCGACGGCCGTCCTCGTCTGCTAATCGATGCCACCGACCCGACGCCGGCCGATGTCCTTGTGTCCTACGGGGGGCTGGTCCTTGACGGCTTCCTGCTTCCCCAGGTGATCTCGAACGCGTTCTCGGGCGCCAAAGCGAGGGCGCTCTCGCCGTGGTTCTACGTCGGCGGCACCGTGATCCGTGCGGCGCCTCACGCGTACGACGTGTACGCGGGTCCACGCGGTAATCTCTTCGGCGGCGTCGCGCTGGATGTCGCCGTCCTCTTCGGGGTGGCGTTGCTGGCCGTGCTGCTGTTCCTGCAGCAGCGAGTTCGGCTTCGGGGCGCGTTCGTGTGCTCTTCATCATCAAAGAGGAGGTCGGGCGCGTACAGGATGGTCTCCAGTGTGCCGTCATGCTAA